In Brienomyrus brachyistius isolate T26 chromosome 2, BBRACH_0.4, whole genome shotgun sequence, the genomic window aatatcaaaTTGTTCTCTAGTGTGTACATATAATGTGCTAATCAACCACAGATTGGTCAAAAACTGTCCAGAGTTGGTTTTACAGGCTTGTTTACAACCCTATAATTTGGCCCTTGAATTAAACTGTTTTCTCTTATTTGTTGGGTTTATTGGTATGTTCTTGTTCATGAGTCTTGCTCTGATTGGGTGTTTTACAGTGATGCATTGCAATGGCTCACATAGAACCATCAAACTggggttggccagtgaaactgaaaCATCTGGTTTTAGACCATAATTATTTACTAATATAGTGTAGTTTTGTGGTTACTGTAATACAGCATCAATTAGTCTTAGGAATGACAAACACAAGTCCTGCACAGTTATCAGAGGGATTTTGAGCCATTCCCCTTGCAGAACAATGGCCAGGTCACTACGTGATGCTGTTGGAGGAAACTTGACTGACTTGCTCCTCCAAAACACCCCAAAGTGGCTCAATAATATTCAGATCTGGTGACAGTGCAGGCCATGGGAGGTGTTCAACTTCACTTTCATGTTCATCAAACAGCCCTGTCTCCAGTCTTGCTGTGTATCGATACATGGCACCACCTTCAGGTGAACATGGTCCTCCAGAATGGTTTAGTAGTCCTTGCCAGTGACGCACCCATCTATAACAAGCAGTGGGGTTAGGGAATGCCATGATATTGCAGCCCAAATCATCACTGATCCACTCCCGTAGTGCACTCTAGGTACGGAATAGTCCGGGTGGTAAACCACTTTGGGGGTTCTCCACACTTTGACTCTTTTGAATGTGGGAAAGACAGAGAACAATACATGTTTTACATTGGCCACAGCCCAAGAGTTGTGTTGCTGGCACCGTTGAGACTGACGTTTGGCATTGGTATGAGCGACTAAAGGTTTGGCAAtagcagcctgaccataaatATTGACCCTGTGGAGGTCTCACCAAATAGTTTTGGTGGGAACAGGAATTGAGGTGTGCATTTAATTCTGCAGTGAGATGGGCAActgttgttttatgttttttggataCAGTCCCGGTTAATACCCCGACATCCCTTTCAAGCAGGTTCCTCTTGCATCCACAGTTACTCCTGTTCAGCATTGGGTAAGTGAATCACAAAAGTAATCCACtgcagacagaggtggaaagttcagttccagaaagtagaaatccagaccaaggttttggttcaaccaaccagttgagtataaagagtcacagtcacagagtactcaactggttgatcATTATTTAATTGTGACACATCTTTTATTTCAAGCAATTACTACATTTGTTACTTTAATTCtgcaaacctttgtgaactactgatgGAACGAATAATAAGTGAAATACTCATCTCATGTTGGTTCATCATTGATTAATCTTGACCCATCTCAAgtagctactatatttgttaatgatttgtacttcagtagtaactgagttactaagtaTTGGTGCCTTCTTAAATATAGTGGAAAAGTTGTGGAAGAAACTGAGCAGATGAAGTTCAGAAGCACAGCGAGTCCGCCTCCCTAAATGTACATAAGGGATAGTTTCATTAAGAAAAACGTCACGAGAGATCTATCTAAGACTGAATATCCAAAAGAACCAATTTTACTGGTGGAGTTGCTGCAATAAATGACCTAGATAAAATGTGCAGGCTTGCTGTAATTCAGAACAGTGGTTCAGTATGTAGCACTGATACCTCACTCGTTAGGGTTGGAGTATTGAATCCCACCTCTTCTGTGTTTGTGtagactttgcatgttctccctgtttcCTCCATAAATTATAGTATCCTTCTTGATTTCTACTGCGACATTCAGATGGTAGAGTCATAATTTGGTGTGAACAACATTAAAGCGTTGATCAATCTTGCCTTGTATCAACAACTCAGGTTTGGGGTGGTGGGATAATGGTGTGGGAAATATTTTTTTGCCAGACATTGGGCTCCTTAGTaccagcctacctgagtattgttgctggccaGCAAAGCAAAGCAAATTGATTTTTAAAGTACATTTAAACAGTAGCTAACCAATGTGCTTAACAGATAAGAATCACAgtacaggcatttacaggtaaGGAGCTTGCAGTGGTTACAGtgtgttgccacacccaccacatgacaaacctaaggcatgagaacctgagtgtagtCATGtggcgggtgatacctcagcaccacactagtccgaatggaccagtgtgaggtttttttccggtggctggaatgccaatcctgccaccaacccccggGTTtccccctgtaagttggaggacttcCTTATAAGGCTGGaagtagattaacatcatacccaggacaaggcAATTGCAGGTTACTCAAGGGTCCAATGTAGAGTAGAATCAGTCTTGGCATTCACAAGatctgaaccaacaaccttcgaGTTACTGGTACAGATTCCTAGCCTCAGAACCACCACTCCATCCATAATGGAGGTGCTGACATAAACACAACAAAATTACAGCTTCAGAAACAGGTAGGTTTTCAGATGTGATTGAAAAACAGTCAACTTTAGGCCAGATCTGATGCACAAAGGTAAGGCATTCCACATTCTTGGGGCTGCCACTGCAAAACCTTGATTGGCTCTTGCCATTAGTCTTGCCGTAGGTGTGGCTAGCAGAAGCTGAGAGATCTAGAAGGTGCGTGTTAGTATAGCAGATCCATTGTGCTAGACtgtttagtgttttaaaaactagcaataaaactTAAAACCAATTCTAAAATCCACTGGTAACCAATGTGTTGATGCTAAAAAAGGTTACAGTAAATATGACCATGCTTGCATGTGTCACTCAAAAGCCGGGCAGCTGCATTGTGTGGGAAATGGATGATTTTCAAATTCCTATATATAATGAGTTGTATTAGTCTAGTCTCGATGTAATTAATACATGGATAACATTCTTGAGATCTTTTTTTGAAAGAAAGGGTTTTATTTTGGCAGTCTTAGCTGATAGAAACTAGCTTTCAAAACTAAGTTAATCTGTTTTTTTCAGCTTTAGTGAGTCCTCAAATAACACTCCCAAATTTTTCATATGAGGTTCAGCATGGCATGATAAGGGACCAAGCAGACTGCCTTGCGAGCCAACGTGTGACAAGACGAACAGCACAATTTCAATATTATTGTCATTAAGTTTGAGAAGTTGTGTGACATCCATTGTTTAATATCATCTAAGTACAATACCCTAGTATGTGCTTTGCTGGACTAGCAGCCTTACTGTATGATCAGGGAGAAGGTAAATTTGTGTATCACGATAGACAACCAAATTATTTTGTGTATCAAAGATAGAAAAATACTAGGATGGATCAATATATGAGTCTTTTTTATTCAAGGCATATAAGGAAAACAATTAATACACATATAATGGAAATCAATCACTTCAATATTACCATAAATACTATTTTGGTATGTAATATTTAATATGATTGTACATTAGCTTGACACTTACAAAAAAATTTTGAATAATATGAATCTGTTGTGAACCAACAACAAAGTATTCCAAGTCAGTAATTTGCAGTTTCAGCACGATGATGACAAAAAATTGTTTAACAGGTTAATGAGTTACAGTTACAGGAGATTCATTAGACAAGGTCTGTTTCCACTATCTAAGGTCCCCTAATTTCACTTATAGTCTACTGATGGATGTCTTATACAGAAGTAAAGCAAGAAGATGAAGACATGGAAAGCTGTGAGTAAAAGGAACAGAAAGTGAATCTGGTATCTGGACTGTTGAGTCACCGTCAGCTGGAAGAGGGCATGACCTTCACTGCCTTTTGGGTAAGCCGGGGGCTCTCAGCCTCTTGCAGATTCTGTCCTGTAATGATGAGGATATTACCGATGAGTTCTCATGAAAGAGGGGTGAAAGGTACTGCAAAAAGGAGCACGCCACTATAAAGTCCTCTGTGATTTTAAAAGTCTTTTACACTTCCTGATTGAAGTCTTTGCTGACTGTTCTTAACACTTGGCCTGACAGGCTAGACTAGAGTGTGCGCAGTGTTTCCAAAGATTGTTAAAATACCAATAAGTTAACAAATTAATAATTGATTAATAATTTGTTCAATTGAGAAAGTTTATGAATAGCTGCAAAGTCTCTAGGAATGCAGTGTACACAACATTCCAAAGGCACCAAAgaaggtgcgtgtgtgtgtgtgtaggggggggtttgcatagatcacatttggggaccaaaatgtccccaaattgcagcaaaacctgaaacttccttacttttggggacacatcttcaggtccccatttggataacctcaattttagttgaatacaatcaaaaaaataaaagtgccaaaagtcttgtattttgtttggttacttatggttcaggTTAGGGATGGGTTAAGGGTGTTATGATTGGGATTTGGGTtttacccatagaaatgaatggacggtccccatttagataggaagtgtgtgtgtgtgttttcaaataataaaaacagagcGATGGAGTTACCTGGAGTGTATTGGATTTGCATCTCTTAGTCTCTTTATCAATTTTGGCTGTGAGCTTCTTCACCCATTCTTCTGTGGCTGGTACACAGAGTTTGAAGCCTCTTCTGGTGATCAGGCTGAAACATCAAAGTTAAACATAACAACAACATATATTTATGTTCTGCGTTCAGcttgtttaaaatgttttactgcCATTACCCAAATTGCtatttgaagatttttttcTATACTTCTTTTTCTATTGTATCAAAGCCAGCTGAGATGCTAAtgaattttaaatgtaattaacaaTGATCCACAGTGTAGTTTTTTTAAAAGGCTATCAGCAAAGATAGTGAAGTCTTCAACCTCTTGAAACAGCTGCTGTTAATTCTGCTGTATGTATACCTTACAGACAGCGAGATACATACACCACAGCATCGATCGCACATCCTTTGCCTTTGTCCTGGATTTCATATCCCGTCAAAAAGGAAAATGCTATTTCCTTCTTGCCAACACTCAAACAGCAGTCATTGGCTAGATCAGCCTGGGTCACTGTGAGAAAATAGATGAACagagaaaaaaggaaaatcttctTTAGGTGAGAGTGAATCAAGAAGATTACAAGTTCACATCCTAAATAGGACACATTACAAGCTacatctgtctgtccatccatccatccatccatccatccatccatccatccatccatcaatcactTATCCAATTTAGAATTACAGTACTCTTGTAGcttattccaggaagcacagggcacaatacACCTTTGAGTTAATTGCAGGGAATGCAGTTTGGACAATTCTGAGATGCCAGTTCTCCAAACAGGTCGGTTTTTATCTCCAGGAATGAAATACCTGGATGAAACCTATACAAACATAGGGAGAGCATTCCAATTGTAAACCTTAAGAGCTGGAAGCAGGATTCACGCAGTTTTCAGTTTGTAGAATTAATTTAGAAATTTTGCAAGTCATCAGTGGTGGTGACAAACCATGCATTTGTTTGGACCTCAGTATAAATCTGGCATGAATCCCCAACCCTCCCGACTCCCTGCTTGGCAAGTTTGACCCTGCACACTCGTTACATTAGTTTGTTAATTCTGTGTCATTTGTCCTGTGTCTCTGAAAATAGCTTATGTGGTCAGTACACTAGGGGGGGCTAATTGACTGATTGGGTGAGCAGCAGACACAACTAACCCATTCCTGCAAGTAACATGTCAACAGGCCAGTAACTAAAAACATCTTTACATGATTTATTTTGTGAAATGCATCTGGGAGGGGTTTTTATAGTGTCTGACCTGCACTAtttattttactatttaatGTTACGTAAATGTGTTACTTCATGTGGAACTTGCATAACCATTGCATGCCTTCGGGGTGAGAGAAAAGCTTCACAATGCAGGAGGATGGATTGGTGCAGTAACCTGGAGTGTTACTCCCTCTTGTGGAAATCATGCACTATTGCAGGGTGGTCCGTTTGGCAGAAATGCACACTAGCTATCAAATTCCCAAATTCAAATGTAGCTGTTTGCTTGCTCAGGAGACGCATGACTTGTTAATATGCCATTGCCTTTAATTTTGATAAAATTTCAGTATCCTATGCAAAGGGAGCCACTGATGAATCCTTTATTTAGAATTtagataaatattaaaataatgacTTCTAGTTAAATAAATAAGAGCAGTTGTGTTACTGTGCTATTTTGTAATGTGTGctctgttacacacacacacacataattatgtgtatgcatgtgtatgagagagagacagacagacagagagagacagacagacagagagagacagacagacagagagagagacagacagacagagagagacagagtttTTCCTACTGATATAGTAACAAAGTAGGTGTAACTTACCCATGCAGAAGGAGAAAAAGACACAGATCCACAGGAAAATGGCAGGAATGAACCGGGAGGTCTTAGCTGTACTGTGGTAAGACATGCCTCTGCTCTTGCTGGTTCCTTGTCAAGATAGAACACTATGACTGCTGTTCCTCTGTTGTGCCTCCAGTCCAGCTTGGGTCCCTCTGACTCCACGTGCTCTTTTATAGAGTCCACTTTCAATTTTAGTCACAAACGCATTCTGGCACAAAGCCCATCACTGTAGTCTGACATTCCCTgttgggatgtgtgtgtgtgtggttttgcgTAAGCTCTGGATTGCCTCCAGGAATCCAAAGGCATGCAGTGAGGTGAAAGGGTGTCCTATTATGTCTCAGAGTGTTGCCAGCATAACACTATTGCCACACACCTCCCAGGGTGAAGTTTGAAAGTGACTGTGtgctctgcatgttctccctaccACACACAGCCTAAAGACATGACTAACTGACACATCTAAATTTATACGTTATCTTTTGTAGGAGATTATAGGAGAAAGGCGGCATCTACAGTCAAAACGCTGATAATATCTACGGCTGAAACAGGTCTAACCTTATTGTTGCACCCCAACAATGTAAGACTATAATTAATAAGCCACATTCTCATGAGTGGATTAATGGGGTAAATGCTAGCAGCTATAAGTTATGTTTTTGCAATAGATTTACCATTTCCTGCTTAGTCCCAGAGCCCCAAAGCAAAAAATGGCCATAACATTCAACTTATTACCGTAAGTGATGTTTAGTGAAATGCCCCCATTGTGGATTCAGAGAAAAGTGGGGGTGCCTTCTCCAAGGGGGTGCTGATCTTTGAGGAATTTTACTCTCCTCCAACCAGAAAATTCCCTCTTGTGTCAACCATCAGGAAATTGTAAAAACAGGTGACAGGGATTTTCCgtctcatttattttttattagttGCAAGCCGGTTATCATAGTACTTCTGACGAGAGCAGTacactgaaggggggggggggcaccagtaAAGTATGTAGTTCTGTAGTTAATAATATACTGCAGTTTTATCATTTCTACAGCACTTATAAAAGCTAATGAGTCACTGACTGAAGATGAGAGTGGCActtgtttttaattattaaaggCATATTTAAGACTGCAGGAAGTCCAGTACAGCACACTCTCTGCTAGGAATCAACAGCTGCACCGTGGAAGAAGTGAAAGGCACCAGGTTCCTTGGGGTGCACAGAGCAGATCACCTCACCTGGACCAGCAACATCATCTCCCAAATCAACAAGGTACAGCAGTTCCTTCCTCCGCCGATGGAAAAGAGCATTCCTCCCCCAAAATGTGCTTGCAGCTTTATACAGAGAAACCATAGAGAACACCCTAACCAGCTGCATTGCTTCTGCAAAGCTTCAGACCAAAGTTGCAATGTTCCTCCAGCAAATATTAGTGTGGACATCAGAAAAGATCATACAGTGTAGGACCCTCTCTACTATCATAAAGGACATCTACAAGAAACTCTGGAGAAACAGAGCCCGCTACAGTACATGAAACAGGACCGCTCGCATCCATCCAGCAGCCCGTTCATTCCATTTCATCTGGACATAAGGTTCTGGAGAATTTGTATTTGGTCCATCTGGCTCTGGTTTCTCCCAGACTATCAGACTCCTCAGCTCTCATCTACCTCATAAACGCTAATGGAAGAGGTCTCCACTTGCATATTAGCACTCTGAACTTATTTTGCACTGTCTACTCTGTATATGCACTGTCCAGTACTACTGCTTTATTGAAGTCATTATTGTGTATTCttgtgtattgttttttttttttttaaccagtattTGTTGTTCAGTATTCAATGATCAACTATTCTTTGGTCTAGCAGTCCAACGTTCTGTCGAAACACAACTTTGTTGAATGTGAGTGAAATGACAATAATGTGACTTGACTAGTACatgatgccctgtgatggatggatggatggatggatggactagtaccagggacggattatgggttgtgtgggcccctgggcaaaacgtttgcgagccccccccccccccaccaccaccacaattcaagggcccttggcagccaaacgccctccctatagggtcaggggcccttgtaggcagaggatcaaagaatgtaggccctctaaaatagacaaacgaaaatccattgttgataagcgttgcaaattgttttgggctaggggccccacgggccccctgcaccccaagggcccctgggcagcggccccactggcccggtccgtaatctgtCCCTGACTAGTACGtgaacaaatttttttttctaattaattAATAAGATGGAAATAATGGAAATTGAATCAATTCATTGAAGAATGCCTTCATGTCGGTTTGTGAAttctatccatccacccattttccaaaccgcttatcctactgggtcgcggggggtctggaggctatcctggaagcaatgggcacgaggcagggaacaacccaggatggggggccagcccatcgcagggcacactcccaCACCATTccctcctacgggcaatttagcaagtcaaattagcttcagcatgtttttggaccatggggggaaaccggagtacccagaggaaaccccacaacgacacggggagaacatgcaaactccacacacatgtgacccaggcggagactcgaacccaggtcccagaggtgtgaggcaacagtgctaaccactgcaccaccatgctgccccagttTGTGACTTAAGCATGCAATTTGTAAGGAAATGTTGTGGTATTAACTTTTAATTttactgtatataatatatgcattgtatttgtgtgtgtgtgtgtagtcattattttataaataaatacatgtattaAATAATTTCCCAGACAAACATAGAAGCATGAATATTTTCCAGTTTGTTCTCATTGATTTGCATGTATACCTACAGCTACAATACAGTGCTTTCAAATACAGATTTTGATATAGTTTCATATAGGCATCTGAATACAATGCTATAATATTTTGAAGATAACATACATTGACATAATTAAAAATGTCTAAAATTATTTTTTGGTAGACAATTCCAAATACCATACTTTACTACTGGTAAAAGTTTTTCAGCAACAAACTTGACTATCACTGGATGTTAATTTTATTCCATTACTTTTTTCTATAGACTTTTCCCAATGTTGACGACTTTCAACCTTGTCCAAATCAAGGTCCTTGAATTATCTGCGATCATATGCGAGTTGCAGTTGGTCAGATAGTTGTTAGATGGCTCCTTTTATTCTGTAAAACAGAAAGTGAAGGCCACTGACAAAACTGCCTGGATAGGGGACAATACACAAACTACCGGGATGAGCTAGACATGGACTATAGACTAAGGTGAATCTCACCACAGCTCATTTTCTTTGCTGTTTTCGGTCCAGTAGATCCATGAGTTTAGCTGCCCAGTTATTATCTTCTGGAACTGGTGCACAaagtttcatgtttttttttgtgatgaaTCTGAAGACGACAAGATTTTAATCATCAACTTGTGAAATCACTTGCGAAATTCCCAACCAAGAtgtacccccagccccccccccccccccccctggccacaaccctgactaggataagcggttagagcatggatggatggatggacttgcaTTTTCTAGAGTTTTATTTCTCTATTTAACCATTTTAGTACTTTGTTGAAGAATAGAGTAACACTTTTTGAAGCAGTTCATCCAAAAAGCTAACAATGGTCGCTTCCCCGCCTACTGATCCCTCCTGTCTCAGACTTGGATCAATCTGCATGACTTGCTTCTTTTAATACATCACACTAGATTAGCGCTTGGTCTCCTActaatacagaaaaaaaacaaaaccaaacaaaCTCCATTCCAGTTTAGAGGTAGCGGGCCATGTTAGCTACGGTTATGTATGactttaataataatttaaaaaaaacagctaaCCAGAAATTCAGTACAGTTGTGAAGATAGGTAGCTAATAATGACTGAATTAATATGTGACAAATACTTACTGAATTGCAGGCATTTGGCAGCCGCTGTTCACCGTCTGCCTGACGTATGACTTTACTCTTCTGGCAGGAATCATCTTGCTGCTGGTGCTTAAACAGCAGTCCAGTGCTTCACTGGTGAATGCTTCAAAACACATCGCAGTTTGAGTGCTTCTTATACATCGAAAATGGTCAGATGCAGAGCTGGCAACTATTATTCATTTTAACTTTGCAGTAAATGTGTTTAGTGGGCAGTAGTAAATGTACTGtaattttataataattataatcaaTTTATGTGACAGACATTTTATCATAAGCAATgcatatttgttttttattttatgttttgaaaatatgcgatgggctggccccccatcctgggttgttccctgcctcgtgcccattgcttccgggatagtctccggaccccccgctacccagtaggataagcggttttgaaaatggatggatggatggatgttttaaaaataattcataTCTATATACTATATGCATATGGAGTCTGAATTCTgttgtaaatttttatttattggacaAAATGTTTTACTATAATAAAATCTTAAACATgcataattatttaaattttttgatCCGATGCCCTATATAAATCCTCATATGGTGCCAGTTTCCACCGATCCCTAATACAGAGTCTCTTAAACCAGTTCTTGGGGACCCCTAGAGACCCCTTTTTCtggacaaaaatgtggactgtctggctggaagctgggagggagcaaaagcatGAATCCTCTGGGATTGCATCCCTAAGGACCagcttgagaaacactgtcccAGAAAGGATAAATAAATGCTAATAGTTCCTTAGCCTACCAAACCCAAAGGTACTCCTGTTACTTTGGTACATTTTAACACAGGAAGGTTGACATCTTGCATTTCTGTGTAATTGTAATATAAGCATGAACCGTCTAATGCTCCCTTTCTGCAACTTACCTTCTGCGTAGGTAAAGGCAACCAAAGCCAACAGAAGAAGAGCTGATTTGAATGCCATGTCGTTTCTCTGCTCTGCTTAGGATTTCCTTCCAAGTGAGAAGCTGGTCCTCAGTCCTGGTGAGTTACGGGGCCAAATCAGGTATATATATTTTCAGGTGTTACTCCTTTCACTTTCATTCTGAATCATTTTATACTTAGGTAAGCTGGTAAAACCCACACATCAATAATTCATGATATGTTAATGAACAAAATGCAGGTTCACTGTGATCATTTTCTCAAAATGCTTCAGTATGTTTCAATTTTTAAAGTTTACACACTATGACACACTATTGGCTTTATTTACTAATATTTCCCCCATGTTTCTTAACTGTCACTTTCATTTACAGCAATTTTTCAAATACTAGCTTATTTATAATGACACCACACTTGACTTATCCAAATTAGCCTTAACCAGGATATACATTAGCGACTACAGTAGGTTGATTACTGGCCTtaataaatgcacgcatccatAAATAGTATCATATCTGCTTCCCCTATTTACCTTGTCTGATGAATTCTAGGATTGCAAGCATTTACATTACAGTTATTTACACAGCATTGTCTAACGTGAGATACTAGTGATGCGGATAGAAAATGCACATCACAAGCTTATAACTGTCAAGAAGTCAATTAAgcttaagtgcagctaggctgaactTCCAATAAATGTCCAGTAACAAGTGAAAGTCAGCAATGGAGCAAGAGCAACACAATAAATTATAAAACAGATCCTAACAGAAGAGCTATTCACATCAAAGCACCATGAAAAATAGGTTCAACTAGACAAGGACAAATTGTAAGAGTACAGAAAGTGCTCTGTTTTCTAACTGCGCATTTGTGCAGTGCCAGTACCCTTCCACCTCTGAGTAGCTTTTAACTATGTTTTCCTTTGAATCAAACTTTGTGTTTGCACTATGTTGTCAGTATAATAGTGAAAATGAGTTTCTTTATGACCACACAATACAAGAAGACAGTAAACCACTTGTTTTTGTAACACATACTTTTTGTTTCCCCCTCTTGCTACAGTACGGGAAACAGTCTTCAAAACTATCGTCAGATCTGAAAGACGTCACTTATCAACTCACTTGTCACATTGCCTGCTAAACTGAAGAATCCTGCCAGGACATTCTAGGTGTTTATTTAATATcacgagggggggagggggctggtaATATGCTACATATACATGCAATACTCAGCCACACTTTCAGATACTATGAACAATTTAAAGATGTCAatcagcctaactgcatgtctttagaCCACCCAAGGAAGCCTAATCAGTAAGAAAGTAATGTTTAAATGCAAAGCAATTACTTATTGATGAGTTGATCTGCATGCACTGAGAGAAAAAGTAGCCCTAATAACAATTAGAAAAATTGCCGCATTTCCTTTTTGCAGTATGTGCTGTCTTGCATGTGTACATGTCATACGAATTTCTGCCCTCAAGTTACATGTGAGGAAGTGGCAGATTTTATTGCTGTGGTTTATTGACATAATTCAGATTCTGTGGCAAGTGACTTTAAAGTAGTTTTTGTAAGGGATCCTCTCACTATCTATCCCACAGAGAGTAACAAGCATGTACGCATGGCTAGAGTAAAgacaggtcatgtgatgtaAAGTTGTATGAAGAGGGCTAACCGAAGACATGACTGGAGCCCTGAATGCTACCGAATTTATCCCTCTCTGGGCattaagataatattttaattgcAAGGGAGAGATTAAatttacctggggggggggggattgtcatgcatggctcgtccgatcctcgtgtgtgccacgcccccgattatccacgtgtgcttccctgatcttgcccagctgtgtccacttattttcgctcagtcccgtctatttcagtccatgtcttgccttagtttcttgtccgtc contains:
- the LOC125718809 gene encoding C-C motif chemokine 19-like, whose protein sequence is MAFKSALLLLALVAFTYAEAFTSEALDCCLSTSSKMIPARRVKSYVRQTVNSGCQMPAIQFITKKNMKLCAPVPEDNNWAAKLMDLLDRKQQRK
- the LOC125726510 gene encoding C-C motif chemokine 19-like, which codes for MSYHSTAKTSRFIPAIFLWICVFFSFCMVTQADLANDCCLSVGKKEIAFSFLTGYEIQDKGKGCAIDAVVLITRRGFKLCVPATEEWVKKLTAKIDKETKRCKSNTLQDRICKRLRAPGLPKRQ